One window from the genome of Gambusia affinis linkage group LG14, SWU_Gaff_1.0, whole genome shotgun sequence encodes:
- the prcc gene encoding proline-rich protein PRCC — protein MSLVAYGSSDESDSEETSTSAAAESKPSGGGLFSFLPAPKASGSAAGGKEAASRAKNSVAKESTGGFLSSLPKPKKRTEPVKIPVPQLQRRDSDSDEDEPVPKKLQTQSAGSGSGLSSILPKPKNLTVKETDRPLIPHTLTKRPDPKAPKPGAAAASGLIGSSASPSAIKAAAKSAALQVAKQIAAEDQNNEEDITPQNYFSLEDDSQPLPDVVPIVDPEPAVPAEPCPYVAADEPGQSNAPLDFGGSHEGAGSWDGQYDQYQQPMAGPEGFPEGYYDAPYYQNPNPELAEAEPPDNSTMFDDEGFMRLQGKRNRGKEEVKFLEIKGDDQLSGNQQWMTKSISEEKQTRQSYSKRRGEQPTGQQRRKHQITYLIHQAKEREIELKNNWAENRMTRRQTQAKYGF, from the exons ATGTCTCTAGTCGCTTATGGTAGCAGTGATGAGAGTGACTCGGAGGAAACCTCGACTTCTGCCGCAGCTGAGAGTAAACCTAGCGGGGGAGGGCTCTTCTCTTTTCTGCCTGCGCCTAAAGCATCTGGATCTGCAGCTGGAGGGAAGGAGGCAGCATCCAGGGCAAAAAACTCTGTAGCAAAGGAAAGCACAGGAGGGTTCCTGTCCAGTCTGCCCAAACCCAAGAAACGAACAGAGCCTGTCAAGATCCCTGTGCCACAACTTCAGAGACGGGAT tcagACTCAGACGAAGATGAGCCAGTCCCAAAGAAGCTGCAAACCCAG AGTgctggttcaggttcaggtcTGTCCTCCATTCTCCCCAAACCCAAAAACCTAACAGTGAAGGAGACGGACCGACCTTTGATCCCTCACACGCTCACTAAGCGTCCAGATCCCAAAGCACCTAAAcccggagctgctgctgcttcggGTCTGATCGGTTCCAGTGCATCTCCCTCCGCCATCAAAGCCGCGGCCAAGTCAGCGGCCCTGCAGGTGGCGAAGCAAATCGCAGCAGAAGACCAGAACAATGAGGAGGACATAACCCCTCAGAACTACTTTTCCCTGGAGGACGACTCCCAGCCTCTTCCTGACGTCGTCCCGATCGTGGATCCTGAGCCGGCGGTCCCAGCTGAGCCCTGTCCTTATGTGGCAGCTGATGAGCCGGGACAGTCGAATGCACCTTTGGACTTTGGAGGGAGCCATGAGGGAGCGGGCTCATGGGACGGTCAATACGACCAGTATCAACAACCGATGGCCGGCCCAGAGGGGTTCCCCGAG ggTTACTATGACGCGCCGTACTACCAGAACCCGAACCCAGAGTTAGCAGAAGCCGAGCCGCCGGACAACTCTACCATGTTTGACGACGAAGGA TTCATGCGGCTACAGGGGAAAAGAAACCGAGGCAAAGAGGAAGTGAAGTTTCTGGAAATCAAAGGAGACGACCAGCTGAGTGGGAACCAGCAGTGGATGACGAAGAGCAtctctgaggaaaaacaaacccGCCAGTCTTACAGCAAG AGAAGAGGAGAACAGCCTACAGGGCAACAGAGGCGAAAGCATCAGATAACGTATCTCATTCACCAG GCAAAGGAACGTGAGATTGAGCTGAAGAACAACTGGGCAGAAAACAGGATGACCCGGCGTCAGACCCAGGCCAAATATGGCTTCTAG
- the mrpl9 gene encoding 39S ribosomal protein L9, mitochondrial, translating into MFSCGRFALQVLLRQPAVRSFSRTPAQHTVIVERWWEVPLSKEGSPPRLHPRRHRIYKLVEDTKHAPKEKMELILTQTVEKLGGRGDTVFVKKSIGRNKLLAQGLAVYPSPENKQMFAEELRLMREGQPDQRLQTRTGQLTVELLKRSKLKVIKTLSDDFQLTKEVVCRQFEKKLGIVVPLHALSLPFEPIKELGEYWCDITVNGMDTVRIPISLLPYEDQSGVYQKQLRAQRKLLAAESDSQADAEDEDDAILTAVSEAQEAEDGKDSTTVQTQQGSTSPPTGNSDKK; encoded by the exons ATGTTTAGTTGCGGTCGCTTCGCCCTTCAGGTTCTGCTCAGACAGCCCGCTGTCAGGAGCTTCTCCAGGACTCCTGCTCAG CACACGGTTATAGTGGAGCGATGGTGGGAGGTCCCTTTGTCCAAAGAGGGCAGTCCGCCGAGGCTTCACCCCCGAAGACACAGAATCTACAAGCTAGTCGAGGATACCAAACATGCTCCCAAGGAGAAGATGGAGCTCATTCTGACCCAAACTGTAGAAA AACTCGGTGGGAGAGGCGATACCGTGTTTGTGAAGAAGTCAATCGGGCGAAATAAGCTGCTGGCCCAAGGCCTCGCCGTTTATCCATCACCGGAGAATAAACAGATGTTTGCTGAGGAGCTGAGA CTTATGCGCGAGGGACAACCAGATCAGAGATTACAAACCAGAACAGGACAATTG acagtTGAGCTCCTTAAGCGATCCAAACTAAAAGTCATCAAAACGCTGTCTGACGACTTCCAGCTCACTAAAGAAGTCGTCTGCAGACAGTTTGAAAAGAAG CTGGGAATTGTTGTTCCACTTCATGCGTTGAGTCTGCCGTTTGAGCCAATAAAGGAACTGGGAGAGTACTGGTGTGATATTACA GTTAATGGGATGGACACAGTTCGCATTCCTATCTCCCTGTTGCCGTACGAAGATCAGTCCGGGGTCTACCAGAAGCAGCTGCGGGCGCAACGGAAGCTGCTGGCGGCCGAAAGCGACTCACAGGCTGACGCCGAGGACGAGGACGACGCCATTTTAACGGCCGTTTCTGAAGCGCAGGAAGCGGAAGACGGTAAAGACTCAACAACCGTCCAAACCCAGCAGGGATCAACATCACCGCCGACTGGAAACTCTGATAAAAAGTAA
- the LOC122843108 gene encoding transmembrane protein 272-like, which produces MDYRPQSAGLIAATVVMNMIWWMVMIAAIGLGATHMHCCPLQPNIPIYLVVLGASSLLSLAFTYCTSGFQDGAFHVLSLACMTVLHIFSFAWLIAGSSWVYAIYPPNYSDKGPYCHKTTYQFAFVVTTLLWVAMALVFVCGCCMALLTCCTTVFAGRHLLPDRKSFYGATSFQEPAAGDV; this is translated from the exons ATGGACTACAGACCTCAAAGTGCCGGACTGATTGCAGCAACTG TTGTGATGAACATGATTTGGTGGATGGTGATGATTGCAGCCATTGGACTGG GTGCCACACATATGCATTGCTGTCCGCTGCAGCCCAACATTCCCATTTACCTGGTGGTACTGGGAGCGAGCAGCCTCCTATCTCTGGCTTTCACCTACTGCACCAGCGGCTTCCAAGATGGAGCCTTTCACGTCCTGAGCTTGGCCTGCATGACCGTCCTGCACATCTTCAGCTTCGCCTGGTTGATAGCAG GTTCCTCGTGGGTTTATGCAATTTACCCTCCGAACTACTCCGATAAAGGTCCATACTGCCACAAGACAACCTACCAGTTCGCCTTTGTTGTGACGACGCTGCTGTGGGTCGCCATGGCCCTGGTGTTCGTTTGCGGCTGCTGCATGGCTCTGCTCACCTGCTGCACCACCGTATTTGCAGGACGCCACTTGCTGCCAGACCGCAAAAGCTTCTATGGTGCAACCAGTTTTCAGGAGCCAGCAGCCGGGGATGTGTGA
- the si:dkey-266f7.9 gene encoding 1-phosphatidylinositol phosphodiesterase isoform X3: MTSVKMFKLLPELVLLLGVVGFSVGAIQRPDYDDTPHPEFLNPSWMASIPDDQPLSAVTMPGTHNTMSLYGGVYAECQTWSLASQLRAGVRFLDVRVRHVNGNLTIHHGVSYQWAHFGHVLKGVFDFLLEYPSETVLMRVKEEFSETNNIYGAVVDFIHRYGHWDLLWHSRLVPTMAEARGKLIILQDFTGPDLGMRYGSLDIADAWKVPSLLNLEEKWQSVYKHLEATPSGNMAQIFLTYTSGAGVFAHPRAVAKGINPRLYEYLQAKTDQNRRLGIICMDFPAAPIIQTIINFQLREAVKTNKTDVKHAIFYFRYMVKHFAANN, from the exons ATGACATCggtgaaaatgttcaagctgTTACCAGAGCTGGTGCTCCTGCTGGG AGTCGTCGGGTTTAGTGTTGGAGCAATCCAGAGACCCGACTATGACGACACTCCACACCCTGAGTTCTTGAACCCTTCCTGGATGGCCAGCATCCCTGATGATCAGCCGCTGTCTGCTGTCACGATGCCAGGAACACACAACACCATGTCTCTGTATGGCGGCGTCTACGCAGAGTGTCAGACCTGGAGCCTGGCCTCCCAGCTCCGAGCCGGCGTCCGTTTTCTAGATGTGCGCGTGCGTCACGTCAACGGGAATCTCACCATCCACCACGGAGTCTCCTACCAGTGGGCTCACTTTGGACATGTGCTAAAGGGCGTGTTTGACTTCCTGCTCGAATACCCAAGTGAGACGGTGCTGATGCGAGTGAAAGAGGAATTCAGCGAGACGAATAACATCTACGGCGCTGTGGTCGACTTCATCCATCGCTACGGCCATTGGGACCTGCTGTGGCACAGCCGCCTGGTGCCGACCATGGCTGAGGCCCGAGGGAAGCTCATCATCCTGCAGGATTTCACCGGCCCAGATCTGGGAATGCGCTACGGTTCCCTGGATATAGCTGATGCCTGGAAG GTTCCCTCTCTGCTGAATTTGGAGGAGAAGTGGCAGAGTGTCTACAAACACCTGGAGGCCACACCGTCAGGAAATATGGCTCAGATTTTTCTAACCTACACCAGTGGAGCTGGTGTGTTCGCCCATCCTAGGGCTGTCGCAAAGGGAATCAACCCACGGCTGTATGAGTACCTGCAGGCCAAGACCGACCAGAACCGGCGCCTTGGAATCATATGCATGGACTTCCCAGCTGCTCCTATCATCCAAACCATCATTAATTTCCAACTGAGAGAGGCCgtgaaaaccaacaaaacagatgtgaaacatgcaattttttatttcagatatatGGTCAAGCATTTTGCAGCTAATAACTGA
- the si:dkey-266f7.9 gene encoding 1-phosphatidylinositol phosphodiesterase isoform X1, translating into MTGKEMTSVKMFKLLPELVLLLGVVGFSVGAIQRPDYDDTPHPEFLNPSWMASIPDDQPLSAVTMPGTHNTMSLYGGVYAECQTWSLASQLRAGVRFLDVRVRHVNGNLTIHHGVSYQWAHFGHVLKGVFDFLLEYPSETVLMRVKEEFSETNNIYGAVVDFIHRYGHWDLLWHSRLVPTMAEARGKLIILQDFTGPDLGMRYGSLDIADAWKVPSLLNLEEKWQSVYKHLEATPSGNMAQIFLTYTSGAGVFAHPRAVAKGINPRLYEYLQAKTDQNRRLGIICMDFPAAPIIQTIINFQLREAVKTNKTDVKHAIFYFRYMVKHFAANN; encoded by the exons AT GACTGGAAAAGAAATGACATCggtgaaaatgttcaagctgTTACCAGAGCTGGTGCTCCTGCTGGG AGTCGTCGGGTTTAGTGTTGGAGCAATCCAGAGACCCGACTATGACGACACTCCACACCCTGAGTTCTTGAACCCTTCCTGGATGGCCAGCATCCCTGATGATCAGCCGCTGTCTGCTGTCACGATGCCAGGAACACACAACACCATGTCTCTGTATGGCGGCGTCTACGCAGAGTGTCAGACCTGGAGCCTGGCCTCCCAGCTCCGAGCCGGCGTCCGTTTTCTAGATGTGCGCGTGCGTCACGTCAACGGGAATCTCACCATCCACCACGGAGTCTCCTACCAGTGGGCTCACTTTGGACATGTGCTAAAGGGCGTGTTTGACTTCCTGCTCGAATACCCAAGTGAGACGGTGCTGATGCGAGTGAAAGAGGAATTCAGCGAGACGAATAACATCTACGGCGCTGTGGTCGACTTCATCCATCGCTACGGCCATTGGGACCTGCTGTGGCACAGCCGCCTGGTGCCGACCATGGCTGAGGCCCGAGGGAAGCTCATCATCCTGCAGGATTTCACCGGCCCAGATCTGGGAATGCGCTACGGTTCCCTGGATATAGCTGATGCCTGGAAG GTTCCCTCTCTGCTGAATTTGGAGGAGAAGTGGCAGAGTGTCTACAAACACCTGGAGGCCACACCGTCAGGAAATATGGCTCAGATTTTTCTAACCTACACCAGTGGAGCTGGTGTGTTCGCCCATCCTAGGGCTGTCGCAAAGGGAATCAACCCACGGCTGTATGAGTACCTGCAGGCCAAGACCGACCAGAACCGGCGCCTTGGAATCATATGCATGGACTTCCCAGCTGCTCCTATCATCCAAACCATCATTAATTTCCAACTGAGAGAGGCCgtgaaaaccaacaaaacagatgtgaaacatgcaattttttatttcagatatatGGTCAAGCATTTTGCAGCTAATAACTGA